The stretch of DNA GGTGATGCTGCGGCGCGCCCAGTCCCCGGATGGAATGCGTCGGCAGTTTCGTTCGATTCTCAACGGGGTCGAACGCGGTTACCCGGATCATACGCTGCTCGAGCTTTCCCGAACCCTCATCAACGTGCTGAGTCTGCTGCACCGCAATCCACCCCATCCACACCGCAACGACGCTTTCGAACGCATGGAGGCCGTCATGGTCCGCATGCGCGCCGATCTTCGGCAACCCGGAAGTCTGCAGGACTATGCACGCACTTGCGCGCTTTCGGTGCCGCAGTTCTGTCATCTCTTCAAATCCCACACCGGCATCAGCCCCATGGCTTACCTGACCGAGCTTCGCATGCAGCTCGCATGCGAATACCTCGACACCACGGACTGGAGCGTGAAGCAAATCGCTGCGGAACTCGGATATGCCGATGCCCTGTATTTCTCGAGGGCCTTCAAAAAATGCGTTGGCAAATCCCCCAAGCAATACCGGGACGCCTGGTGACGAATCTGCATCCTGAACCACTCGAAGCATCGATTCTTTCTAAACCACTTCAGAGCGAAGCGCATTCAAACCCTACTTGTCGGGTGCGAAGCAAATTTCTCAGAAAACACAGATAGGTTTTAGTCGAGACCCATTCCCCAACCCCGTTCTCGCCGGATCTTCTCTCATGGCAATTTCCCTATCTTGCGTAGGGCTCCCGTTCGCCGGGAGCCGCCGTTCCCCCAAGCCATCGGTTCCCCCATAACGGAATTTGGAAAAATTTCGCCCCCTGGAAACACTCGAATACCTCAACGGTTCCACCTTTTCCCAGTAACAAGTTCAAGAACTACCCACAAAAACCTGTTGCGCGCAACGCATCCTGTTGGACTAGCCTCGCCAGACCATCGAGAGAAGCGCAGCGGAACGATGTTCTGACTGCGCCCTTCCGGCACTGATCCGGCTTTCGCTTTCAACTATTTCTCATTCGACATCGCAGCTGCGCTGCACTGTGCGTCAGCCTTCTCCAACACTGAGCCAGCCAAGAGCATCGATTTTTCGCCATTGCTGCTAACAGCCGCATTTCGCAACTCAGGGACTTCCCAATCAGCTGCGTTTGATATGCACCCACACCCAACCCTGGTTGTTGTCGAATTTGTCGATGAGGTCGAGTTTGCTGGAAAGGTCGTTGGCGGCAAAGCACAGTTCGCCGTCGGTCCATGCTTCCAGTAAAATGGAGTAGGCTTCAAAAGCATTGGGCGGAATAGGAATTTCCATTCGCTGCCAGTCGGACTGCCCGATGCGGACCACGAGTTCAAACCAGTTTGCGGCCTTGCACAGGCGTCCACCGCGCGCGCTTTGAATCATCCGCTTTTTGAGAATGCCCACATCGACGGGTTTTCCCTTTTGATAAGGTCTGCGGCTGGCGTCGTCAGTGCTCCAGCCGAGAATATCGCAGGGATCGAAATCCCCATCCTTCCAGACCTGGAGTCGGGAAAGGGTCAAGGTGTAGCGAGTGCCTTGCAGGACTTGAATGTGCGAGGGGTTGGACTTCAGTCGAGCGAATACCCGGACTCGGGATGACTCACCCTGCTCGAGAAGCACGGCGCTCGATGAGGCGGGTGGATGCGCTTGGGGAAGCGCGTTCAGTTCGGTTGCAAAGCGACGCTTCAGATTCGTCGGGCGATAGCTTGAGTCCTGCACCCAGCGCTCACGAGCGGAGGCATCAATATCGCTCCAACTCACGGCAGCTGCGGGCAAAGGACGGCGCTTTTTGCCATAGAAAAAATCAATGTCCTCCGGGAAGAAGATGCTCGAATCGGTGATGGCGTGGTCGTGCAGCCGCTCGAGGTCGGCGTTGAGGTCGATTCCCAGCGCAAATGCTTGTTCGATCATCCAGACGAGGCACCGGTTGGAAAGTCCGCGCTTTTCCCAGGAACCACCGCCCACGCAGCCATGATCGCCCGGAAACCAGTGCTGTACCAGCTGCGTCACAGCATTGCCCGGTGCGATCTCCATAAGGGTTGCCTCAAACTCCTTGCGCAGCTCGTCAATGGCGACGGCATGCAGTGCCCGTTCGATGTGGTCGCCAAGCAGCACATCGTGAAACTGGTAGCGCTTGCGCAGCAGATTGTCGATGGGAAGGAATGGAACCTTGTCCGGGATGCCCAAGGCTCCGACCGTGTCCCAGCATCCCAGCAGGGTCACTCGCGGATGCGGCACACTGAATGCGGACTTGAACGCCTGCTGCTGCTCCGGTTTGCGACTGCGGTACAGCTCGAGCGCTTCCGGGATCTGCTTCAGATTCCGGCGAGGCACAATGCCGACTCGGCCGATCAGACCCGCGACGCTTCGAACTGTGAAGGCACCCCGACTGAAGCCAAAGAGGCAGATTTCGCAGTCTGGCTCGTGGTTCACACAGATGAACCGGTAGGCCTCATAGATCAGGTGGTCGATGCCTTTTCCCAGTCCACCCTGCCAGAGGCGTTCAATGCCGTTGGCATCCGCTCCCACGCCATCATCGTAGAAGACACACTGGTAGACAGGTTCTGTCCCGGACTTGCCGGTTGCCTGGATGCATTGCACCAGGCGACCCACATTGGTCAGGTAGCGCATGCGGAGATCGTTCCAGGTTCCGTCACAACAGACAATGAGGCGTTTTTTCATCGGAGGCTCCTTTCAAAGGTGAGGGTTAACCCCAGCATAGTGTGCTTTCATGGCCTGGGCGAGGGCCTGAACTACCTGATGAAAGGTAGAAGAGTGAGCTGTAGAGCGAACATCAGGGTCAATTTCCACAGGAAATCATAGCGGCAGTTTGAAGGAAATCCGCAGGACGCTTATTTTTTCCATTCATCTTCTGTTGATTCAACCCCTTCAAATCATGAAAAGAAGTTACCTGATTGCGATTCTGCTCTCCGCTTTGGCGATGTTCATCTGGGGAGCTGTGTATTGGATGAATCCTATTGCCTCTGCTGTGTTTCAAGTGCCTGAGGACGACGCACAGGCCCAGTCGGCCCTGAGTGAGCACTTCCCCAACGATGGCGTCTACTGGGTACCCGGTAATATGGAACACGCAGACTCGTGGAAGCAGCTTCACCAGGCGGGTCCCATCGCGCTGGTGTCGATCACGCATACCGGAAAAGATCCCATGGCGGCATCCGTCATGTTATTCGGGTTTGTACACATGATCGGATATGCGATTTTACTGCTGTTGTTGCTGCGCGCATCTTCAGCACTGCGCAAGACCTACCTCTGTCGGGTACAGCTGATGGCACTGGTGGGGCTGATTTTGGCATTCTTCACCGAACTCGGGGCGATGATCTGGTTTTATCAACCTGTCGCCTATTCACTGCTGCTGGTAGGGTATGCGTTCAGCGTGACGCTGGTCGGAGGAGCCGTGCTCGCCATCTGGGTGCGTGAGTCTGCGGATGCCTGAACCTTCCTTCTGGATCTGGTGGGTCCATGCAGTGCCCACCGCTGCGCTGTGGTGTAGCGGTTACGGAATGGGTTGCGGTGATAGGTAACTCCCGTGACTGCTACACAAACTCGGGCTGCTGAAGCAGACCGTGGATGATCTTCAAACCCTGCTGCAGTTGTTCCCGGGATTCGGGGCCACTGATGGCGACCCTTACGGCCTCGCATTGTGCCCGATCCCGGCTCATGCGGTAATGTTCAATCGGAGTGACAATGACCCTGTGTTCGCTTGCCTGCCGAGCGAAGTCAGTTGCGTTCCAGTGCTCCGGCAGTTCCACCCAAACAAAATAACCCGTGTCGCACGAGCGCAGATTGACTCCGGGTAAGAGCTGGCGACACAGCAGGTTGCGGGCGCGGGATTCCTCCCGCTTGCGCTGGATGGTCGCAACTGCGGTTCCATCAAGGATCCATTCCCGTGCGATGCGGGCTGCGAGGGGTGAGGCCATCCAGAGAGTGTCTGCAATCGCGTGTTCAAGCCGTTTGACGTAGCCCTCTGGAGCACTCAGGTAGGCAAAGCGCAGCCCGGGGGTAACGGGTTTGGAGAAGCTGGCGATGTAAAATCCCAGCTCCGGGCACGCGGCGGAGAGCGGTGTCTGAGGCGATGGATTGAGCAGTGCATACGCATCGTCTTCCACAATCAGCAGCCGCTGCTGTTGCACAACCTTGCAGAGTGCCCTGCGGCGCTCTTCACCCATGCAGCCGGTTGTGGGATTTTGAGTGCCGGGCATGCAGTAGATCCCATGAAGGGTGTGCTGCTTACAGGCAGATTCAAGCGCGTCGGGCAGCATGCCTTCTGCGTCCATTTCGATTGGCACCAGACGCAGGTTGAAGCGTCGGGCGAGGGTCTTGATCAAGGGATAACTCAGACGCTCTACTGCCAGGGCATCGCCTGGACGAAAGGCAGCGCTGAGGATGACCGTGAGCGCATGCTGCCCGCCTGCCGTGATCAGGACTCGGTCGGTCGCGCTCGATAACAGGTGGTGTTCCCTCAGCCATTCGACACCGAGTTCGCGATCCTGAAATTTGCCGCGCGAGGGGTAATAGCGCAGACTCGATTGCAGATCACATTGAGAGCTGAGTTTCTGGAAAGTGGAGGAAAGGTCAGGGTCGAGGTGATGCAATGGCAAATTCATGCCCATGTCCACAGCCTCGTTTGCGCCGTCTTCAGGATGTTCGAAGCAGCGCTCGGATTGTGAGTCGGTGCCCGCAAAGGTGCCCCTGCCAGTTTCGCCGCGCAGCAGTCCGCGTCGTGCAGCTTCGGCATAGCCCCGTGTGACCGTTCCCACAGTGACACCAAGCCGGTCTGCAAGTTCCCGGTGGGTGGGCAGGCGTGTTCCGGAAGGTAAACGCCCGGTCTGCAGATCGCGCTCCAGTGCGTCTGCGATGGCACGATAGCGGGGACCTGGAAATGCATCGAGCAAAGGATTCCACATTGTCATGGTGACAATAAAGACATTGACTGCATAATTGTGTCAAATAATTTGCATGATCATGAGCATCTCCATCGTCGAATATCAACCCGCTTTCCGTGAAGCCGTGCGGCGCCTCAATGAGGCCTGGCTGAGTGCCTATTTTGTGGTTGAGCCTTCAGACCGGGTACAGCTGGGAGATCCTGAAACCCACATCCTGCAAAAAGGAGGATACCTCTGTTTTGCCGCAACAGACGAAGCTGAAGTGGTGGGCGTGGGAGCGTTGATGTGGGTCAAGCCAGGAGTTTATGAACTGAGCAAAATGGCAGTCGACCCGGCATTTCAGGGTTGTGGAATCGGCCGTCGCATTGCTGTGCGTTGTTTGCAGGAGGCAAGACAACGAGGGGCGTCCCGCGTGATCCTTTACACCAACTCACGATTACAGGCGGCGATTCACTTGTATGAATCCCTTGGCTTCGTCTCAGTGCCATTGCGTGAAGCGCCCTATGGCCGGGCAGATCGCCGCATGGAATTGCAGTTGGCGCAGCCCTCTTTCGTCGCCGAGCAACGCAATCCCTCACAAGCATGAACTCGCGTAAGCACAGTTTGATTCGAGGCATGGTGAGCGTCAGCCCACTGATGCTTGGAGTTATTCCCTTTGGCTTGATTTGTGGTGCCAGTGCGGTTCATGCAGGCCTGTCCATGCAAGAGGCAGTGGGCATGTCGGTGGTGGTGTTTGCCGGAGCCAGCCAACTGGCGGTCACTCAGCTGATGGCATCGGATGCGACGTGGTGGGTGATTCTCTTCACTGGCATTGTGATCAACCTGCGTATGCTCCTGTACAGTGCGTCGATCGCAAACTTTGTAAGCGGTGCGCATACATGGAAGAAGTTCGGAATCGCCTATCTGCTGACGGATCAGGCCTATGCCACCTCACTTCAGGAGTATCAGCGTGAAAAGCAGGGATTGTCGCACCGGTGTTGGTTCTACTTTGGAGTTGCGGGACTCATGTGGGTATCGTTTGTGGTCTCGACGGCAATGGGGGCGATGCTGGGCAACGGGATCCCCCCGGAGTGGGATCTAGGGTTTTCGGTGCCGCTGACCTTTGTAGCCCTGCTCATGAACACCCTGAAGGATGATCGTTTCGGATGGGCTGCCCTCATCGCAGGCCTTCTGGCAGTAGGGTTGTATCCCTTGCCCTTCAATCTGGGCATGCTGTTGGCGGCGTTGGTTGCGATCATGCTGTCATCGTGGATCGAAACGGCATGGAGGAGTTTGAGATGAACCCGTTCCAATTCTGGATTCTCATGCTGGCACTGGGACTGATCACGCTGGGCATTCGCGGATCGTTTTTCCTACTGCCAAAGACAGTGCGACTGCCGTCCGCGTTGCGCAGCATGATGCACTACATTCCTACTGCCGTTTTTGCCGCACTCAGTCTGCCAGCACTCTGGTTTGCCAAACCTCAATCCTACGAACTGCACGATCCCGCTCGCCTGATTGCGGGCATGGCCGGGGCGCTGGTTGCATACTTCTCGGGCAACGTGCTCTACACGATCACTTCCGGATTGCTCACACTGTGGTTACTGCGATTTGGCCTCGGATGGTCGTGAGAGCATGAATCATGAAGCGTGAATCCAAAATCTTGAACAGACGGATGCCCGCCGTCGGCATGAATCCGAGCTGAGTTGTGCTGCGGCAACCCAAAACCTGTTGCTCGCAGCGCAAGCATTGGGGCTGGGAGCCTGCTGGCAGGGAGATCCCTTGCTTGCGCAGCATGAGCTTCGAAAAACATTGCAGCTTCCGAAAGAGGTGAAGGTCGTTAGTTCAGTGGCACTGGGTTACGCAGCTTCAGCTGCCTGCCCGCCTGCTCGACCGTTGCTACGTGAAGCCATGCTCTGTTTGGCGATTCCATTTGTGGGATTTTGAGGCGTCCCATTTGTGGGAAAACCCAGTGGGATTGAGCATGTGATTTTAGGATAAAAAATTTATCCATTTTTTTAAATGACTGAATAGGAGTTGCTTATGTTTTGTGAAATGAAATTGGCACGCATCCTGTATCAATAGGAATCGTATCGGGAGCCAAGGCTCCATTTCCACAACAGCATTCATCGAATCATCAACCGACACACACCATGAGCTTCATCATCATCACCGCATTCGTCGCAGCAGGATTGGCCTTCTACTTTCGTCAGGAACTGAAACAGAGCGAACTCTGATCCGCTGAGCACTTTTGTCACTGAGGGACCGGCATGGCATGCTACGCTGGAGAATCTGGCGAAGGACCCGCGTGACAAACCTTCAACGACTCATCAACAAAAACAACATCGAAAGCCCCGGTGGTTCTGACCGCCGGGGTTTTTTGTTGCCAGTGTGCAAACCATTCCGGAGTTGAATTTCAAACCAGGGCTGCGCAGACTGGCACCATGGAAGAGATCCAGACCCTGAACCACGAGCTGGTTGCCCGCCTGATAGCGGATGCCAAGGCATCGCCACGCCTGCGGACCCATTACAATTTCCACGCAACACTTGAGGAGAATCCGCACCGCTTTCTCAATGTGATGCTGCGAGGCTCCTATTTCA from Puniceicoccaceae bacterium encodes:
- a CDS encoding PLP-dependent aminotransferase family protein; amino-acid sequence: MTMWNPLLDAFPGPRYRAIADALERDLQTGRLPSGTRLPTHRELADRLGVTVGTVTRGYAEAARRGLLRGETGRGTFAGTDSQSERCFEHPEDGANEAVDMGMNLPLHHLDPDLSSTFQKLSSQCDLQSSLRYYPSRGKFQDRELGVEWLREHHLLSSATDRVLITAGGQHALTVILSAAFRPGDALAVERLSYPLIKTLARRFNLRLVPIEMDAEGMLPDALESACKQHTLHGIYCMPGTQNPTTGCMGEERRRALCKVVQQQRLLIVEDDAYALLNPSPQTPLSAACPELGFYIASFSKPVTPGLRFAYLSAPEGYVKRLEHAIADTLWMASPLAARIAREWILDGTAVATIQRKREESRARNLLCRQLLPGVNLRSCDTGYFVWVELPEHWNATDFARQASEHRVIVTPIEHYRMSRDRAQCEAVRVAISGPESREQLQQGLKIIHGLLQQPEFV
- a CDS encoding AzlC family ABC transporter permease, which encodes MNSRKHSLIRGMVSVSPLMLGVIPFGLICGASAVHAGLSMQEAVGMSVVVFAGASQLAVTQLMASDATWWVILFTGIVINLRMLLYSASIANFVSGAHTWKKFGIAYLLTDQAYATSLQEYQREKQGLSHRCWFYFGVAGLMWVSFVVSTAMGAMLGNGIPPEWDLGFSVPLTFVALLMNTLKDDRFGWAALIAGLLAVGLYPLPFNLGMLLAALVAIMLSSWIETAWRSLR
- a CDS encoding GNAT family N-acetyltransferase gives rise to the protein MSISIVEYQPAFREAVRRLNEAWLSAYFVVEPSDRVQLGDPETHILQKGGYLCFAATDEAEVVGVGALMWVKPGVYELSKMAVDPAFQGCGIGRRIAVRCLQEARQRGASRVILYTNSRLQAAIHLYESLGFVSVPLREAPYGRADRRMELQLAQPSFVAEQRNPSQA
- a CDS encoding AraC family transcriptional regulator, which codes for MKHNACMIPEGFEGQQLYRVPAQALRRMRSRPFTRDFIITDLGFFPASRGHGITRPAGVDQWILIFVNSGTGWVEADDTQHQLREHEVLLLPPGRGHSYGASDADPWSIFWFHFEGKGSHALLEWLGDVDPVMLRRAQSPDGMRRQFRSILNGVERGYPDHTLLELSRTLINVLSLLHRNPPHPHRNDAFERMEAVMVRMRADLRQPGSLQDYARTCALSVPQFCHLFKSHTGISPMAYLTELRMQLACEYLDTTDWSVKQIAAELGYADALYFSRAFKKCVGKSPKQYRDAW
- a CDS encoding DUF2235 domain-containing protein gives rise to the protein MKKRLIVCCDGTWNDLRMRYLTNVGRLVQCIQATGKSGTEPVYQCVFYDDGVGADANGIERLWQGGLGKGIDHLIYEAYRFICVNHEPDCEICLFGFSRGAFTVRSVAGLIGRVGIVPRRNLKQIPEALELYRSRKPEQQQAFKSAFSVPHPRVTLLGCWDTVGALGIPDKVPFLPIDNLLRKRYQFHDVLLGDHIERALHAVAIDELRKEFEATLMEIAPGNAVTQLVQHWFPGDHGCVGGGSWEKRGLSNRCLVWMIEQAFALGIDLNADLERLHDHAITDSSIFFPEDIDFFYGKKRRPLPAAAVSWSDIDASARERWVQDSSYRPTNLKRRFATELNALPQAHPPASSSAVLLEQGESSRVRVFARLKSNPSHIQVLQGTRYTLTLSRLQVWKDGDFDPCDILGWSTDDASRRPYQKGKPVDVGILKKRMIQSARGGRLCKAANWFELVVRIGQSDWQRMEIPIPPNAFEAYSILLEAWTDGELCFAANDLSSKLDLIDKFDNNQGWVWVHIKRS
- a CDS encoding AzlD domain-containing protein, whose amino-acid sequence is MNPFQFWILMLALGLITLGIRGSFFLLPKTVRLPSALRSMMHYIPTAVFAALSLPALWFAKPQSYELHDPARLIAGMAGALVAYFSGNVLYTITSGLLTLWLLRFGLGWS